Proteins co-encoded in one Planifilum fimeticola genomic window:
- the ehuC gene encoding ectoine/hydroxyectoine ABC transporter permease subunit EhuC gives MVAIGILFQAMPSLVQGMVVTLQVLLYSSILAFIFSFLAGFGRLSRWRPLRWATGAVVEFFRGTSLLVQLYWLYFALPVLTGINLPSGLVGILAFTLNYGSYGSEVVRSAILAIPRGQHEAGIALNMTPAQRMRSIILPQAFRIMLPSFGNLLIEMLKGTALLSLIFIPEMTNNIIQMRNTVGHTPQLLGLLLIGYFVIGYLLTKILRWVENRFRTGRAAV, from the coding sequence GTGGTAGCCATCGGCATTCTGTTTCAAGCCATGCCTTCCCTTGTACAGGGGATGGTCGTCACCCTTCAAGTGCTGCTTTATTCTTCGATTTTGGCCTTTATTTTCTCTTTTTTGGCCGGCTTCGGCCGCCTGTCCCGGTGGCGGCCCCTTCGCTGGGCGACCGGCGCGGTGGTGGAGTTTTTCCGGGGGACCTCCCTGCTGGTCCAGCTGTACTGGCTGTATTTCGCTCTGCCGGTGCTGACCGGAATCAACCTGCCCTCGGGCCTCGTCGGCATTTTGGCCTTCACCCTCAACTACGGCTCCTACGGCTCGGAAGTGGTACGAAGCGCCATCCTGGCCATCCCCCGGGGACAGCACGAGGCGGGGATCGCCCTCAACATGACCCCCGCCCAGCGGATGCGGAGCATCATCCTGCCCCAGGCCTTCCGGATCATGCTCCCTTCCTTCGGCAACCTCCTGATCGAGATGCTGAAGGGAACCGCTCTGCTCTCGCTCATCTTCATCCCCGAGATGACCAACAACATCATCCAGATGCGGAACACCGTGGGCCATACGCCGCAGCTGTTGGGCCTGTTGCTGATCGGCTACTTCGTCATCGGCTATCTCCTGACGAAGATCCTGCGCTGGGTGGAAAACCGGTTCCGTACGGGAAGGGCGGCGGTCTGA
- the ehuA gene encoding ectoine/hydroxyectoine ABC transporter ATP-binding protein EhuA codes for MKAKAEERAPSSRKAEPIVRYRGINKYFGDHHVLKNIDFDLYPGERVAVIGPSGSGKTTMARVLMTLEKPDSGTIEVGGRHLWHKEVNGKLVPADEKHLHEVRRDIGMVFQHFNLFPHMTILRNCTEAPIKVLGLSREEAEERAKSMLEKVGMLDKIDQYPANLSGGQQQRVAIARALVMRPKVMLFDEPTSALDPETVGEVLGVIKEIAREGEMAMMLITHEMSFAREVADRVVFFDEGRIVEQGPPSKIFGNPESDRLRDFLRRFNMMMNGN; via the coding sequence GTGAAGGCAAAGGCGGAAGAGCGGGCGCCGTCTTCCCGAAAGGCGGAGCCGATCGTCAGGTATCGGGGGATCAACAAGTATTTCGGCGACCATCACGTGCTCAAAAACATCGATTTTGACCTGTACCCCGGGGAGCGGGTGGCGGTCATCGGTCCCAGCGGCTCCGGCAAGACCACCATGGCCCGGGTGCTGATGACCCTGGAGAAGCCGGATTCGGGCACCATCGAAGTGGGCGGGCGGCATCTGTGGCACAAGGAGGTGAACGGGAAACTCGTTCCCGCCGACGAGAAGCACCTGCACGAGGTGCGGAGGGACATCGGGATGGTGTTTCAGCATTTCAACCTGTTCCCCCACATGACCATCCTCCGCAACTGCACGGAGGCGCCGATCAAGGTGCTGGGGCTTTCCCGGGAGGAGGCGGAGGAGCGGGCGAAGAGCATGCTGGAGAAGGTGGGGATGCTGGACAAGATCGATCAGTATCCGGCCAACCTGTCGGGAGGGCAGCAGCAGCGGGTGGCCATCGCCCGGGCGCTGGTGATGCGGCCCAAGGTGATGCTTTTTGACGAGCCCACCTCCGCCCTGGATCCGGAGACCGTGGGGGAAGTGCTCGGGGTGATCAAGGAGATCGCCCGGGAGGGGGAGATGGCGATGATGCTGATCACCCACGAGATGAGCTTCGCCCGGGAGGTGGCGGACCGGGTGGTCTTCTTCGACGAGGGGCGGATCGTGGAACAGGGCCCCCCCTCGAAAATCTTCGGCAACCCGGAAAGCGACCGCCTGCGGGACTTTTTGAGGCGCTTCAACATGATGATGAACGGAAATTGA
- the ehuB gene encoding ectoine/hydroxyectoine ABC transporter substrate-binding protein EhuB, with protein sequence MKFIIRFALIALLAAFAAGCGALDVGGSGGSALQKAKEEGVIKVGFANEKPYAYRTEDGKVTGEAVEIARHAFKQMGIERIEPVLTDFGQLIPGLKAKRFDAITAGMYITPERCKEVAFANPEYKIGQALAVKKGNPKNLHSYEDIVDNSDVTVAVMQGAIEKQYLKQVGVKESQIKTVQDQPAALAMLKTGRVDAITMTGPALREVLKAEGDDGVETVEDFKQPIIDGESIVGYGATAFRKDDKELLEAYNREIQKMQEGGKLLEILKQFNFAEENLPGDKTAEELCKG encoded by the coding sequence TTGAAGTTTATCATTCGGTTTGCCTTGATCGCTCTGTTGGCCGCATTTGCCGCCGGGTGCGGCGCTCTGGACGTAGGGGGATCCGGCGGTTCTGCTCTGCAAAAGGCCAAGGAAGAGGGCGTGATCAAGGTCGGGTTTGCCAACGAAAAACCCTACGCGTACCGGACCGAGGACGGCAAGGTTACCGGTGAGGCGGTGGAGATCGCCCGCCACGCCTTCAAACAGATGGGTATCGAAAGGATCGAACCGGTCCTCACGGACTTCGGACAGCTGATTCCGGGGCTGAAGGCGAAGCGGTTCGACGCCATCACCGCCGGCATGTACATCACTCCGGAACGATGCAAGGAGGTCGCCTTCGCCAACCCGGAATACAAGATCGGCCAAGCGTTGGCGGTGAAGAAAGGGAATCCGAAAAACCTACACAGTTATGAGGATATTGTGGATAATTCCGATGTCACCGTCGCCGTGATGCAGGGAGCCATCGAGAAGCAATATTTGAAGCAGGTGGGTGTGAAGGAAAGCCAGATCAAGACCGTGCAGGATCAGCCCGCCGCCCTGGCCATGCTGAAGACGGGCCGGGTGGATGCCATCACCATGACCGGCCCGGCCCTTCGGGAAGTGTTAAAGGCCGAGGGGGATGACGGAGTGGAAACGGTGGAGGATTTCAAACAACCGATAATAGACGGCGAAAGCATTGTGGGCTACGGCGCGACCGCCTTCAGGAAGGATGACAAGGAATTGCTGGAGGCCTATAACCGGGAGATTCAAAAGATGCAGGAAGGCGGAAAGCTGTTGGAGATCCTGAAACAATTCAACTTTGCGGAGGAGAATTTGCCCGGCGATAAAACCGCCGAGGAACTCTGCAAGGGCTGA
- the ehuD gene encoding ectoine/hydroxyectoine ABC transporter permease subunit EhuD, with protein MVWKWDYTWQEVLPKLFGVLHVTIGATVAGFLLALVLGLVLALGRRSKNRILSGLAGGVVEFVRLTPLLVQLYFIYFVMPEIGLTLSAFAAGVLGLGIHYAAYISEVYRAGIDSVSKGQWEATTALNFSKRQMWQSIILPQAIRPVVPVLGNYLIVMFKETPYLSAIGLMEMVGTAKEIGAETFRYMEPMTLVGIFFLILSYAASLLVKRVERKIDLNRLGERTKSAAEG; from the coding sequence ATGGTGTGGAAGTGGGATTACACCTGGCAGGAAGTGCTTCCGAAGCTGTTCGGCGTCCTTCACGTGACGATCGGAGCGACGGTGGCGGGATTTCTGTTGGCTCTGGTGCTGGGACTGGTTCTCGCCTTGGGGCGCCGCTCCAAAAACCGAATCCTCTCCGGCCTCGCCGGGGGCGTGGTGGAGTTTGTCCGGCTCACGCCGCTTCTGGTGCAGCTGTATTTCATCTACTTCGTGATGCCGGAAATCGGCCTCACCTTGAGCGCCTTTGCGGCGGGGGTGCTGGGATTGGGAATCCACTACGCCGCCTACATTTCGGAGGTGTACCGGGCCGGGATCGATTCGGTGAGCAAGGGGCAGTGGGAGGCGACGACGGCCCTCAATTTCTCCAAGCGGCAGATGTGGCAGAGCATCATCCTGCCCCAGGCGATACGCCCCGTCGTTCCCGTCCTGGGCAATTACCTGATCGTCATGTTCAAGGAGACGCCCTACCTTTCCGCCATCGGCCTGATGGAGATGGTGGGCACCGCCAAGGAGATCGGGGCGGAAACCTTCCGGTACATGGAGCCGATGACGCTGGTGGGGATCTTCTTCCTGATCCTCAGCTATGCGGCCTCCCTGCTCGTGAAGCGGGTGGAGCGGAAGATCGATCTGAACCGGTTGGGAGAGCGGACGAAGTCCGCCGCGGAAGGATGA